The following coding sequences are from one Eucalyptus grandis isolate ANBG69807.140 chromosome 11, ASM1654582v1, whole genome shotgun sequence window:
- the LOC104445661 gene encoding F-box protein CPR1-like gives MDLHPPGDVEPHLCLFCRDPPSLYHKDLHSPGDVVNIEYPRPLGGERIKVLGSCRDLLCISKANDRDVAIWNPFTGDHELLPPEDTQIHGGLVRSVCVNGFGYDDENGNCVLVRLIQTLEERIESRLSIYRSGANAWRRLQEIEIPYYLDLMDKRGVFVHGHARVHWIMRREWALNSAKVLVAFDFHANNFVEVDQLNLIDNKRDMDLTVLGGCLCLIIYDAPKGVDVWIKREYGLNGPWIQLFSIAEYPRDMGLLRPLAFSQVGDRVLVVVGGENPTLVWCDLRIDAVDEFDVGDMPGFFDAEICLRAHVPADG, from the coding sequence ATGGATCTGCATCCCCCGGGTGACGTGGAGCCGCACCTCTGCCTCTTCTGCAGGGATCCCCCGAGCCTCTACCATAAGGATCTGCATTCCCCGGGTGACGTGGTGAATATAGAGTACCCTCGGCCTCTTGGGGGGGAACGGATCAAGGTGCTTGGGTCTTGCCGTGACTTACTTTGCATTTCTAAAGCGAACGACCGCGACGTCGCTATATGGAATCCGTTCACTGGGGATCATGAGCTCTTGCCTCCTGAAGATACTCAGATACACGGTGGATTGGTTCGCTCTGTTTGCGTTAATGGATTTGGGTATGACGATGAGAATGGTAATTGCGTGCTGGTGAGGCTGATTCAGACCCTTGAAGAGCGGATCGAATCTCGACTTAGCATCTATAGATCGGGAGCTAATGCGTGGAGGCGGCTCCAGGAGATCGAGATCCCGTACTATCTGGATTTAATGGACAAAAGGGGGGTTTTTGTGCATGGCCACGCGCGTGTGCACTGGATAATGAGACGTGAGTGGGCGCTGAATTCGGCAAAAGTGTTGGTGGCTTTTGATTTTCATGCTAACAATTTTGTGGAGGTGGACCAGCTTAATTTAATAGATAATAAGCGTGACATGGATTTGACCGTCCTGGGAGGGTGTCTCTGCCTTATCATTTATGATGCGCCAAAGGGTGTTGATGTGTGGATTAAGAGAGAATATGGATTGAACGGACCATGGATTCAGTTGTTCTCTATAGCTGAGTACCCGAGGGATATGGGGCTTCTCCGGCCATTGGCTTTTTCCCAGGTTGGTGATCGAGTTTTGGTGGTCGTGGGCGGTGAGAATCCCACTCTTGTGTGGTGTGATTTACGGATCGATGCAGTCGACGAGTTTGATGTAGGGGACATGCCAGGTTTCTTTGACGCAGAAATTTGTTTGCGAGCCCATGTTCCGGCCGATGGATGA